A window of Variovorax paradoxus EPS genomic DNA:
AGAGCGAAGTCGAGGTGATCCTCGCGGACGCGCGCCTCAATGCGGCGCAGGCCACCGAGGCCATCAACTTCGAGATCAGGCGCGCTGCGGAGCGCGAGGGGGAAGCGGCAGCGCTTCGCAGGAAGCTGTCCGAGGAGGTTGGGAAGACCGCCGCCATCGAACATCGGGCTTTGGAGACTGCGGGTCGGCTCGAGGCCATGCAGCAAACCATCGCATGGCGGGCCACCGCGCCCGTGCGTCGCTGGGCGACGAACAATCCTCACGCTGCAAGGCGGACCAAGCAACTCGCAAAGCTTGTGTGGTGGACGCTGCGAGGTCGCATCTTCGACCACCTTCGGGAATTCAGGCGCCGGCGCGCGCTGGCCGGGAGTGGCGCGGGGAGCCTGGAAGCCATAAGGCGCACCGCGGAGGCGGTTCGCCTCCTTCCGCCAGCGTGCATTGTTCCGGATGCGGTGAACCCGCCGAGCGGACCGGACTGGCCGTCGGATCGTCCGCTCGTCAGCATCGTGATTCCTTGCTTCAACTACGGCCACGTGGTGAGCGATGCGATCCGATCGGTCGAGGCGCAGACCTTCACCGACATCGAGATCATCGTGGTGGAAGGCGGCTCGAGCTCCCCCGAATCCCGCCAGCGCCTGATCGAGGCTGTCGGCAAGGCCTCGCCCAAACTGCGGCTCCTAGTGCAGGACCGGCCGCACCGTGCAGGGGCCAACCGCAACTTCGGCATCAGCCACGCGAGAGGCAAATACATCTGCTGCCTGGATGCCGACGACCGTATCGCCCCTACCTACATCGAGAAAGCCGTCTTCGTGTTGGAGCATTCGGGCTATCAAGTGGTCTCGCCGGGACTCCAGTTCTTCGGCGACAAGTCGGAAATCTGGACGCCGCACGAACGCCCGACACTGGATATGTTGCTGGAAGGTAACAACGCACTCACGTGCGCGGTGTATCCCAAGGATCTCTGGCGCAGGGCGGGCGGATATCGGGACTCCGATCCGGTGACCGGACATGTTCACGAGGACTGGCTGTTTTGGGTGAGACTCGCCGCGCTGGGGGCGCGCTTTATCGGCATTCGCGAGCCTCTTTTTCTTTACCGCAGCCACGGCGAAACCTTGAGCAATAGCCGAGCCGTTCTGGATAACGACGTTCAGAAAATACTGGTTCATCGCTTCAACGAGGACGTGCTGACTGAGGAAGCCATTCGTACCGCGCGAACGAACGGCGCATCGCCGCCGCCACGCTTGCCCCAATCCTTTGCGAGCCGACGCCGTTTTCATATTCAGCCTGCGGGTCCCTCGCTGCTGATTGCAATGCCATTTCTTGTTTTAGGTGGCGCAGAACGTTTATTGAGTGGCATCGTCTCGCAATTGGCAAAGAATGGCTGGCGCGTGACCATTGTGACAACCGTTCCAGTGGGCCAGGCGCACGGCGATACCACGTCCTGGTTTGAATCGGCGACTCTTGAGATATTCCATTTGCCGAGATTTCTCGAGCAGGAATACTGGCGGGATTTCATCGATCATCTGCTGCAATCGAAAAATATCCAATTGCTTTGGGTGATTGGCAGCGCCTTTGTCTACGACCAATTGCCGGCGCTGAAATTAAGGCACCCCCGCCTTGCCGTGGCCGATTTGCTTTTCAATACGGTCGGGCATACCGCCAACAATCGGAGATATGCCGATTGCATCGATCTCACCTTTGTCGAAAACTCGGAAGTCCGGCAGTGGCTGATTGCCGCGGGGGAGAGGCCCGAACGCATCCAGATGGTGGAGAGCGGCGTCGACCTTGACCAGAATGCCCCCGCGGCAAAAGACCAATTGCCAGTTGGCTTTGACGAAATTTCCAGCGAGTCGGTCGTGGTCGGATTTTTCGGGCGATGGTCCGAGGAGAAAGATCCTCTTGGATTTGTCGAAATTGCCAAGCGCCTGTCCAAGGATATCGACGTCGTGTT
This region includes:
- a CDS encoding glycosyltransferase translates to MICNACSGTSFKPFAVRADGMEIQQCTRCGLGVIARLPESTEAYYDDNYYVNGESSGYADYSFMAEHGLGWAFALVRLLADHGKILDIGCADGYLLDKFADAFDKFGIEVNAKAAGQAQGKGIKLLGNDLLDPQLVHAHRAAFDVVTAIAVFEHLLDLRGGFRAALDLLKDDGFLLFEVPVMSAESSNAAWLNSSLEHIYYPTEESIRHIVEKELGAHLTGAEIPIKDYASTYIGIVTKNERQAARVNDVFERLLNADFDSAATEDVSASTHLHLLHAGQATEASVQSLTRLDGSEFTPPLVARIAQLWSFDLKRLQSGAVQAADCEAASREIQRLKSEVEVILADARLNAAQATEAINFEIRRAAEREGEAAALRRKLSEEVGKTAAIEHRALETAGRLEAMQQTIAWRATAPVRRWATNNPHAARRTKQLAKLVWWTLRGRIFDHLREFRRRRALAGSGAGSLEAIRRTAEAVRLLPPACIVPDAVNPPSGPDWPSDRPLVSIVIPCFNYGHVVSDAIRSVEAQTFTDIEIIVVEGGSSSPESRQRLIEAVGKASPKLRLLVQDRPHRAGANRNFGISHARGKYICCLDADDRIAPTYIEKAVFVLEHSGYQVVSPGLQFFGDKSEIWTPHERPTLDMLLEGNNALTCAVYPKDLWRRAGGYRDSDPVTGHVHEDWLFWVRLAALGARFIGIREPLFLYRSHGETLSNSRAVLDNDVQKILVHRFNEDVLTEEAIRTARTNGASPPPRLPQSFASRRRFHIQPAGPSLLIAMPFLVLGGAERLLSGIVSQLAKNGWRVTIVTTVPVGQAHGDTTSWFESATLEIFHLPRFLEQEYWRDFIDHLLQSKNIQLLWVIGSAFVYDQLPALKLRHPRLAVADLLFNTVGHTANNRRYADCIDLTFVENSEVRQWLIAAGERPERIQMVESGVDLDQNAPAAKDQLPVGFDEISSESVVVGFFGRWSEEKDPLGFVEIAKRLSKDIDVVFLMTGAGHLESEVKAAVAAANFPTGRFLLRGTVPEMKPYLQACDILCLPSRLDGRPNIVMEALASGTAIVASRVGALPEMMEEGRQGYLCEPGAYDEFARRIEGLAADKEKLNNFKLSAREFSERRFDIKKMLRRYEEELVKLMKASKS